GGGCGTTTATGTGTTTAGAAAAGAGGTTCTGCTAAAGCTTCTAAGTTCGAGTTATCCTACATCCAACGACTTTGGTTCCGAGATCATCCCCTTGGCTGTGAAAGAGCATAACGTCCAGGTTTCTGTTTAGCATATCATATTATTCAGAGTATATGTGCTTCCTCTCCTctgaccttttattttattttttgttggcTAGGCGTTTCTGTTCAATGACTATTGGGAGGATATTGGAACTATAGGATCATTCTTTGATGCCAACTTAGCTCTCACCGAACAGGTGACACTTGTTCTTATCTACAAGAACAGTCTAGCGTGAAATCTAatcactctgtttttttttgggcagCCTCCTAAGTTCCAGTTCTACGATCCAAAAACGCCCTTCTTCACGTCTCCACGGTTCTTGCCACCTACCAAAGTTGATAAATGCAGGGTACAGTTCTTGTTTACTACCTTCAGTTGATTATGATATTCATCGATCCTAGCTTGTTTTGTTGAATTGCAGATAATTGACTCCATAGTTTCACATGGATGTTTCTTGAGGGAGTGCAGTGTGAAGCACTCTATCGTGGGCATACGATCACGTGTTGAGTCTGGAGTAGAGCTTCGGGATACGATGATGATGGGAGCAGACTTCTACCAGACAGAAGCTGAAATCGCGTCTCTGTTGGCAGAAGGGAAAGTCCCTATAGGTGTAGGTGAGAACACCAAGATCAGGTAAAATAACCTATTCTCTAGTTCTGAAGGAAGAAGATTCCTATGTTGTAGCCATTCACTGTCTTGCGTTGTGTATAAATGCAGGAACTGTATCATTGACAAGAACGCCAAGATCGGGAAGAACGTGATCATAGCGAATGCAGATGTATATATCTTAATTCTCATTAAATCTTTTGTTCATTTTCgatggtttttttttaatggtgTAACGTTTTCTTTGTTGTGTTGAGGGTTGCAGGGTGTGGAAGAAGGAGATAGACCAGAGGATGGGTTTTACATAAGATCAGGCATAACGGTTGTGTTGAAGAACGCTACCATTAGAGATGGTCTGGTTCTTTAACTCTCAAACCTATCGTACGAGCTGTGTAAATCTCTTCTTGTGACTTTTAACAAGAGACGCTATGTTCGAttgaaataatttaataaaacaggAGGGACAACTTAAAAAAAGACTGTTATCAACTTacgttttaaaatatgttattcaaCTCATTAAATGTTTGGTGATCTTCTAATGGAGAACTTGTTATGAAACTGGACtttctcaaaatataacatCTAGTAGATGTTCCTATAAATATAACATATCACCAAATTTTATACATTTCTTGTTAGTCGGTGACACGGACGGACATGGAACATGATATGCACATATTCGCAGTTTCTAGCCCTCAAAAAAAAAGCTCCAACTTCTTGTGTCTTACTCTGGTCTTTCTACAATCAAACTGTCTTACCATGCTCAACTTGGTCGTGTGGTTGTGAAAACAAGTTTCAAGATAGTACATGTATCGAGTTAGTTCCTATTCTTTCAGTAGGAACTCcatcttggttttgttttgatgtATTTAATTTCTGAGAAAATAGCTTCGGTAGTACCATCTCTTTCAGGGAAGAACAAACTTGAACTACTCTCACAAAGGCTGGTCATTGACATAGCCAAGTGAAATATTAGCCTATcgttttttgtttgaatatgcTACATAGACATAGATCCTCAAAGTTGTTTAAAAGAAtttcttctaattttttttactaaatctgTGTAGAGACGCTCCCTCAAATCTCAGGACCAACTTGCAATGTAGGCAGTAAACGTGTCCCATCTGAAATCATTGGCATGTAAAACTAACGACAAAGAGTAATGGCGAGTGAAGGTCAGCATCACAAAACTTTATGAATCACTCGGAGACTCGTAGTGGAATTTGGTAGTCACTCGTCATGCATCCCAACTTCGAACCGCTTATTCGCATATCTTTCTCTTGTTCGTATGCATAGCTAAGATATCACATTATATACCAACACGAATCTAGATTTCTCTAGATATTATGATTTTAGGTAACTGAATAATTACCCTTATTATTCATTCCAAAGATTTCTCTAGATATTCAAAATATTCTCTAAATCtttcattaatatattttccattttatttactaaatttcctTACTgataaatccaaaaataaatacaaaatctttGTTGACTTATATCGTTACGTTTACTTCTTATTCTCTCCTTTGcgtcgttcaaaaaaaaattatctccTTTGCTTCTTCTCCCCATCGTTCAGCTATGTCGGCTAACCAAAAGAGAGGAGATGGAGATGTGAATCCGGAGGAGGCCTTGCCGTCGTCTCCTTCTCAACAGCTTCTACGTGAAAGACTCAAAGCATATGAGAATATGTATGGGTCCTTGGATGATCATTACTCACGTAAAACCGGATCTTCACAGTTTGCTACTTCATCAGATTTGCGAACCCTTGAATCTGACTTTAGAAGACTGGGTGTCTCTGATTCAAACCCTCGCCAACAGCCCCTACGTGATCAACGTGGAAACAATCAATTTCCTTTGAGTGCTGGAGATCGAGGTATCAATGAATACTTTAACCCTTCGTATTTTCAGTCTCAAACTGAACAAGAACAGATTAATCTCGAGAGGATGTGGTTTAGGATAGATAATCCTGTTAATGGTTATGATGGTTATAAGTCATCTAATTATGGTTCTTATGGGCGTGGCAATGGTGATACGTCGGTCCGTTCTCCGTACGTTTACCACAATGAGGTTCCTTTTTCTCCAAGTAATAATCATAATTTTGGTAATCAAAGCCCTTGGAGTTATTCACACGGTTATGTGCCTAGGACCTATGATCTATTCAATATGAATAACTCTAGGGCTACGGATAACACAGTGTCCCACGCTAAAAACCGTGTGGATTATGTCGAGTTGCAAAACTTGATTGCGGAAGGTTCAAGAGACACTATTGATAAGATATTTGATGAGCTGATATCACATGTTTGTGAGCTGATGACTGACCCTTTTGGCCATCAAGTCTTTCAAAAGCTCATGGAGAAATGCACAAATGAACAAATCACTCGGGTTTTGAAAACTGTCACCCAACAACCTAATCAGTTTGTGAGAATTTGTGGCGATTCGCATGGGTATACacttcattttttatatatgttcatTTGATATAATCCGATTTAACtgatttgtattttcttttggaTATCACAGAACGCATGCAGTACGAGATTTGATCCGATGTCTTAGTTCTGAAGAGCAAGTATCCCACTTCATGGTAACTATATGCCATGTTGCACTACTTCTGAGCAAGAGCACTAATGCAAATGATGTGATTATGTTTTGCTTCAGCCATTTTTCTCCTTCACAAACCAATGTAAGTATCTCTCATTTCTTAATTATAAACTTCAGTGACATATTTTATGTGATCTCTGTTTTGTTCTATAGGGACTTCTCCAAATGATTGTTCAAAACTGTTATCAAATTGCAATTGATCATTATGGGTCTTGTCTGCTTCAACAATGCATTGGAAAATCTCGTCGAGAAATAAGGGAGCCTTTGATTAGAGAAATAATCACTAATGCCATGAACCTATGTGTGGATCGTTATGGGTATGTATTACACAACTAACATTAATAActttttatcacatttttatTCTTGCATGAAGTATATTTTTTCCATTTGTCAGAAACTATGTGGTCCAGTATCTGTTGGAATTGGAAAATTTTCAAGTGGCAGCAGCTTTGTCGAGATACCTCAATGGGAATTATGTGCAACTCTCTTGTGACAAGTATGGAAGTCATGCGGTGCAAAAATGTTTAGAAAGTAGACAATTTAACTCGAGAATGATCATCCACGAGCTGCTTACTGACATTGATTCACTTCTTGTACATCCTTTTGGAAACTATGTGATTCAAACTGCATGGGTTGTATCTCaggtaagaaaaataaaatgcttTTAGATCCATTTTGTGTGAAATCATTAGCTTATTTGTTTGCTTTGTCTTGCAGAATGATATGCGACGTGAATTGTTGTGCCATATTAACAGGAATCATCCATTGATGAGGTGCAATAGATACGGGcgaaaaatacttgaaaaacTTAATCTTTGGACATAAGAGGTTATGTTGTGGAATTAGATGAGAAGACCAGGCACGATTATTTATTCatgttggtgttgttgtttttctttttcattcaGACGTTGACTCAATACTGTCAACTGTTTTTCTactattaaatgtttttttaggTATGTGTTGTAGTCTTAAATCTCAATAGCTAGAGTCTCATCTCTTCAACCGTCAAACTGCTTTTAGGTTTACGAGTTTATGTTGACTACTTTCTTTGAGTAAAATCCTAtttgttttatcttaatttttataacttttctttttaatatggACTTAAAGCTGGTGATCTCATTTATTTACTTTGTGGCCGAAGAGCTTTATGAATTTAGGGAGAGGACCTGCCGGCACCTGGCATTCCTTTTGTTTTAGCTTGCGCAACACAAAATCATGTTTCTAAATAAAAACCACTTGCATTTACCATGACAATTACAATTTGCAAGAGTGAAAATCTGATGAAAAAGATAAAGCAGAAATAATAAGTATACATTAGAATGCACAGGATCATCATATTCAATTGCTTTGTTCTGACTTTAATTTTCATCTCTAAGAGCATGCATTCCTGTGCTGCTTTTATATAGAGTATAATATAACTGCATGTGGTACATGGAGCTTGTTCCTTGTGAGGGCAAGGTCCTGGAGGGTTGTCATGGGAATCTTGTGTAGAGGCGGCACACACCTAAGCAGTTTACTGGGAGACGACCATCAGTACGTTCGTACCATGAAGACTATAAGCTCATTCTGGTAGATCTGTGGCTACACTTTTAAGGTTTGGAGATATGTCAACGGGACATAACAGACTAACAGTATAACTCTATGAACACAAGTGAAACAAGCATGGGTGACTGATCATATTTGGTTCAATGTCCCTGGCTTGTCAATGGATTGCTTTCCACCTTCTGAACTCGTATTTGAAAACTTATCTATAGACTATATAGATCCCACAATTCAGGCATTGCAAGCAGGGTTCAGTAGACAGAAAAATGGGTGATGTATAatggtttaatttaagtaaaAAGCTATGAAGCAGGACATCAATAATGCGTATAAATCATTCAAAAACAAACCTTATATAGATTATTATTCTACTTTGCTCTAAAAAGCTTTTTGGAGGAAATGTAGTTGAAGATGTAAATTAAATAGTGGGTAGGAGAAGTTGGTTCTCTTTGCTGCATAATGTTAAAGAGGAATGTATATGGTCTCTATTGGAgccaaaatgtttttttttttttgctttgcaGTTTGCATATAATAGCCTATATCAGATTGGACCTGCTTAATAATGTAATAATTCCTTGTTTCTGTTGTAGCAGAGATAAAGCACAACAGCCGAGTGGAGAAGAAACTAGGCCGGTCGGTTCATTAGCTAGCCAACAAGATGCATGTATGATTAGGCAAGTTTGCTCAGAGGTACCGGTTTTCTAGTCCGGTTGTTATGAACCGATTATTTCACAAACATTCTAAATCAATAACTCTGTTTATTGATCTATCTTGTTGTGAAGGTCAGATTTTGGCGCCCTCATCTGACTTCACCGGACTTGGTGTTGGATTAGGGGTCGGTGTTGGCTGTGGATTTGGCCTTGGCTGGGGTTTGGAGGTCCCTTCACCACTTctctctaaatattttttacttcaAAACAAGGGTGTCGATTTCACTTAGCTGAGACATGAACTTAGTTCCAAGTattgttaaaacaaaatcaatgaaACTAAGATATCATGTTCCTAATCGGTAAAAGATGATGGAAATGTTCATGACATGAGAGCAATGACAATTGTTAGAAAATAGTCAACATATTGGAAAGCTATATTATAAAGAGATTAAAACAGACCAATTTTTTCAACTATACTCGATCGTGACATGCTTAGAGTGTCATTAGCAATAACTCTAGCTTACATTTGATGGTAAATTCATACTGAATTGGATTATTTCTGTTGCTTTCTTGCAGGGATGCCTTTGAATGTACTAGGCATTGGTGTTGGTAAGCTTTAATACATGTGTTTTCTTCTGCGCCTTAATATAATCTCACAAGTAGGGGTACAGCTGCTTCATCTTACATAAATAACGAAACTCTAGTGTTATTGGTATTTTGAAGGTGGTGGTTGCGGTGTGGGTTTAGGCCTCGGGTGGGGGTTCGGGACTGCCTTTGGTAGTCACTACCGATCATCTAAACTTACATTTCAAGGCATCCAGTTAGACAAGACTTCGGATAAACGAGAGGATAAGGTGGTGGAAAACATGTCCAAAATCACTTAGCAAGTCTCGTCTACTTTCAATTATTAGAATTATCAAGTCCCACATCATGCACTGAGCACGATTTGattgtaaaaagaaaagagtctGACATCCAAAACCACTTGGAATAATCGAACAAAAATTCATATTTGTATTACAAAACATCCAGTTACGCAATGTTTCACTCTAGAATATGTTTACTCGAATTACTACTGTGTAAAGTTGAAAAGCAGTTTTGCAAAATCCGTctaagttgaaaaaaaaaagcccGTAGACTTTGCATGTTAAACTGTATAATCACAAAATGCAATAAAACTCAGAAGGCGTGGAAATAAATCATGCGAATCAGACCCATCACCAGGAAACTCGTTTTGGTGAGCCACCATATAAACACTTCTCTTTACTGGCACGCCACCCATGCTAACTCGCTTATATATATAGTGATGTCTGTGTGGCTGTGTATTCAATCAGAGGTACTGCTTTCTTTCTCAGATTCTAACTAAAACAATTGTGTTACTAAGTATCCATCATGCGCAGAGTGATGTTTTGGTTTCTTGTTTCCATGTATCTATGCCTCATTGGCCATATGATTGGTGAGGCTGCAAGAGAAGGTGCCATGCTGAGTGAAGCAAAATCCAGTGAGATGGGAAAGAGTCACCAACACGTAACCGGGTTTAAGGGCGAACTCACAGCTGGAGGCTATGGGGGCGGCGATCCAGGGTATGGTGGATACGGTccaggtggtggtggtgttgtGATCGGTGGTGgatttggtggtggtggtgttggtGGTGTGGGTTGGGATGGAGGGAACAGAGGAGGCGGTCCGGGATACGGGTCAGGTGGTATTGGTGGTGGAGTCATCattggcggtggtggtggtggatgtGGGGGTTCATGCGGTGGTGGTGGGTGTGGTGGTTCatgcggtggtggtggtggtggtggtggtggaccTGGTGGTGGATATGGACACCTTGAAGCCAGCATGAAGGAATCAGGCAAAAACTAGAAAAAAGCAAGCAGTTTCGTTAGATCGTAGAAGGAAAACGCAATAAGGATGTACTTTAGCATCTTGATCATGTTTAGGAGTTTGTAATGGTGTCACGTTTAATGGAATAAGAGTTTTCTTTggtcttttaaaagtttttttgaaTTCTCTCTTTACGTCTTCTCTTGGATTGGAACATTCGAGCAGATTCTATTGTATAAAGGATACAATAGCGTCGTTATTGACATCTGAGGCTCTTTTTCCACCACAGATATTGCATCTTTCACAGAGAGACCAGACCACTTTTGGTGAACAAGGTTCTTCCCAACTCTTCTACCATTTACATAAAAAATGCATGCAAAGTTCCAATATGACTAACTTTTAAGAAGCTTTTTTCCATATATGCATACAGTTTTGAGTGTTTTGTTGTAAGTGTAACTATCTGCAAATGGTTgccattttaaaactttttggTGTAGCTGGTAGAATACCACAAGATGCATACAGAGTTTCATTATTATTAAACTATAAGAAGGTTTTCTTATAGTGATTTTTAGTTTCTTCGTTGTTAATGGGTCCAATTggttaaacattttttttaaaaaagcacTTTTAACTTTTGTAGTTGTTATCCAGAACACACCCGAAGTAGCAGATGCTTCAGCAACTATAAACAATTAGCAAAAGTGGTTATTGCTTGGCCCA
The Raphanus sativus cultivar WK10039 chromosome 1, ASM80110v3, whole genome shotgun sequence DNA segment above includes these coding regions:
- the LOC108858050 gene encoding pumilio homolog 15 → MSANQKRGDGDVNPEEALPSSPSQQLLRERLKAYENMYGSLDDHYSRKTGSSQFATSSDLRTLESDFRRLGVSDSNPRQQPLRDQRGNNQFPLSAGDRGINEYFNPSYFQSQTEQEQINLERMWFRIDNPVNGYDGYKSSNYGSYGRGNGDTSVRSPYVYHNEVPFSPSNNHNFGNQSPWSYSHGYVPRTYDLFNMNNSRATDNTVSHAKNRVDYVELQNLIAEGSRDTIDKIFDELISHVCELMTDPFGHQVFQKLMEKCTNEQITRVLKTVTQQPNQFVRICGDSHGTHAVRDLIRCLSSEEQVSHFMVTICHVALLLSKSTNANDVIMFCFSHFSPSQTNGLLQMIVQNCYQIAIDHYGSCLLQQCIGKSRREIREPLIREIITNAMNLCVDRYGNYVVQYLLELENFQVAAALSRYLNGNYVQLSCDKYGSHAVQKCLESRQFNSRMIIHELLTDIDSLLVHPFGNYVIQTAWVVSQNDMRRELLCHINRNHPLMRCNRYGRKILEKLNLWT
- the LOC108855763 gene encoding uncharacterized protein LOC108855763, whose translation is MRRVMFWFLVSMYLCLIGHMIGEAAREGAMLSEAKSSEMGKSHQHVTGFKGELTAGGYGGGDPGYGGYGPGGGGVVIGGGFGGGGVGGVGWDGGNRGGGPGYGSGGIGGGVIIGGGGGGCGGSCGGGGCGGSCGGGGGGGGGPGGGYGHLEASMKESGKN